CAAAGATAAAGGAAATGCCAAAAATCAAAAACAAAAAAAAAGTTTAAAGAAAGGTGGAAAAATCTTTAGATTTCAATGTGGAGCAGCGCATAGGCACTTGCACCGCCAAGTGTCCAGTATGCACCCCAATGATTGTTGTTATGGGCTGCCACCTGGTTGTTGCCAATGTAGAGGGCTGCATGGTCCCATGTGCCATCTCCATTCCAGTCATAGAGGATTATGTCACCGACATCCATCTGATTAATGCTGTTTACCCTGCTACCAATGTGTTGGTTCATGAACCAGCTGTACATGTGGGGGCAGTAAACAATTATCTTGTCGTGTCCACCGCCATAGCCACGGTTGTCAACGCCACCAGCAAGCAAGCACTCTGAAACAAAGTGGGCGCAGTCACCACCGTAGGGGTTGTAGTCATAACCGCAGGCACATACTTTATTCCAGTATTGCTGGGCATAGTTGTAAGCTGCCTGGCGGTTGTAGGTGCCGGGATTTGGTGGGGGATAGGGTCCGCCACCGCCACTGCTCTCCAAAGCCCATACATGGAAGGTGCCTGCATCACTTCTCGGATACACTGTATCGTCGCCAGTGCTCGGATAGATTCTAAGAACGAACTTCTTTTCCTCAGATGGTTTTGCTGGATTTGCGTACGCAAACACATTTATTTCACTGGTCTCCTTGTAAACCCCACCATGTGCACTCCCGTTTTCCACATCAGCATAGTAAGCACCGTTCTTCTCCCATCTATAGAATGCAGTCTGCGTTGCACTCATGGCTTCAGTACCATCATAGTCCTTCATACTGCTTGGATTCTTGTCAATGTCAATCCATACCTCAATCTTGATCTTGCCACCTGGCTGCAGCACATAATCAGGGATTGTGATGTAGCCACTGGGCGGATTCTCACCGAAGTTGTACTCTGTAATCACATGGGCAACACCATTTGGCTCTACACCACTAACTATCACATGGGCACCGTATTTGAAGCCCCAGAACCACTTTGCAATTGTATAGGTGGTGTTATTAACCACATATGTGTAATTGTAGTAAGCATTGAGATTTGGAATGTCCTCAATTCTGAATGCCATATTGTACTTGTGCTTTACTTCAATCTTCACCACTGCTGCATTGAACCCTGGTGAACTGTATGCTTTCACTGTAACTGTAGTGCTCGTGCCATTTAGGGTTACTGGGGGTGTCGGATTAGACCAGGAGACAATATAGGTTCCAGGTGTTAGATAGAGAGAGTAGGGTTTCAAGTCATCCTTAGCAATGTGGAACTTGAGGTTTGTCGTTGTGCCCTGGACTGTGTAGTTGTGTGCATATGCAAAGCTTCCACCAGTGCTCAGCTTGACTGAAACATCGATTTCCTCAATTTCTGGATCGAGGTAGATCTGCATATAGCCCCAGTCCTTAGTGAAATTCTTAGCATCAAAGAAGTTTCTCACATAGTCCAGTTTCGCCTTTGCCTCTGCCATTCTTTCGTTCCAGTATGTGAGTTCATCACCCACTTTCTTCATTGTATCTGCCCAGTCCTGAATACCCTGCGGTGGAATCTTATCTCCAATGATTTCGTATTTTATCGTGTAGTTTTCTACAGTGGTGTAGTTCAGGGCATCAATAAAGCTCTCAATCTGCCCATCGCTCTGTCGGAGTTGAGTGGTTACACCAGTATTCTTATCTGTGACATAGATCAGCGCAATGTACCAATGGACATACTTTTTCTTCTTGAACAGTCCCTTGGACACAAATGTGTCCTCAAAACCCTCACTGTGCTTTCCATAGGTTGGATTTGCCTTGTTCTTCTTGTCCACAAAGTCGTCTGCCTGTCTCCAGAATTCTGTCACAGCCCATTTCATCAGGAGTTGGTGCTTTGTGTAGTTGTTGAGATTTGTACCGTACTCTTTGTACCAGCTGCCGAGGGTCTCCATGTCTTTTGCTACTTTCTCATCCACTGCATAGGCAGCAAACTGCTTGAGGTGATATCCAGATGCCTGAGCAATCGTGGCATCCCTGATTGATGTGAGTGGCTTTGACTCGTTTACATTCGCAAAGAAGTACATCGTACTGTTCAGGTTTGTCGTAACATCGTTCTTCAGTTTGGTGACTTCCTCGCCGTTCACAGGCAACGACTGGTCTTTACCTCCAAAGAGCATACCCACAAAGTCATCCCAGTTGAATATAGCCCAGATTATCAGGATAACTGCTCCAATTGCAAGCAACACCTGTCCTACTACTGGTATCCAGCTGACTGAGATACCGAAAGCTGCAAGGGCTTCACCTATTGCAAGCACAGCACTACCAAGTGCCATGTACCACATTGCAGAAGTGAGGTCAAATCCAAAGAATAGATGTGTCAGTGTTTTAACTATGTCTCCGTTGTTCGCTTTCAACTCATCCATGAACATGCGCACTACATTTGCAACAGCCACAATTGCATTTGCAATCACCATCAGGTTTGAAGAAATCCACATGAGGGTTTCTTTAATCTGAATCAATCCATTCAGCAGACACTGTTCATTGAGGAATGTAACGATGTCTATGAGGAAATCAACAGCCTGAATTGCAACATTCACTGTGTCTGTAAGCAGAGCAAGCACGCTCGTAACATTTGTCCAGTCATCAAAGTCCTTCCATTCTTTGATCAGGTTGAGCACTGAAGTGTAGAGATTGAGTCCTTTCTCAACAATGTTAATGATGTCAACGATGCCTTTCAGGTACGTAGAAATGAAGTCGTGGACTTTGACCCAGTTGTCTTTCCCAATTATCGACCACACATCGGTATTATCATTTATGAAGAACATCGCTGTATCGTCTATCAGCTGAACTGCGTCTCTAAACTGGAACATTAGACGGAACACCATCGGCTGGTCACCATATCTTGAAAAGATTCCAATGAAATCCTGGAGCTTGCCCGCCCAGAAGTGATAACTATTCATAACACTGTTGAGGTAATCTGTCCAGCCCATGTCAGGTGCAAACATGTACTTTCCGAGGATTATCGCACCCACTGCTGCAGCAGCACCGCCAGTTCCGAGTGTGCCCTGAAGCTCCTTGTAGAAATCAAGATACTTTGAAAGCTGGTCTTTGTAAGAAGTGATGGTAGATACATAATCCTTCCAGGACATATCCTGAGCAAACAGGAATTTGCCAGCAACCACAGCTGCGAATCCAAGGTAAGAGTACTTGTCATCTATTCCAAGCACATTGAATATCTGGCTAAACATTGATTTGAGGTCATTGTACTGCCCGATCCAGAAACCAAGTTCTGATTTTACATCCTGGATGTATTCTTTCCATGTCTTATTTGCACCGAAGATGAACTTACCAAGACCCACGGCAGCCAACCCATAAATGTCATAGTTACCGAGGCCCAAGTCGTTCCTCAGCATGTTCTTCAGGTCTGCAATGTCTCCGATAAACGATGCAGCTTCATCAAGATACTCATTCCAGTCCTTGTCTGGTGCAAATACATACTTTCCAATTATCACGGCTCCAAAGCCCAGAGCGTCACTGACCCCGAGGGTCTTGAATGAATCCTTCAGGAAGTTGATTCTCTTTACATCGAGAATCTCATTCAATTTCACAATGTAATCTGCCCATGTCATGTCTGGTGCGAACACAAACTTTCCAATTGCAGCCGCTGCAAATCCATACCACTCATTTATGCCCAATGCCCCAAACGCCTCTTTCAGAGCAACGATCTGTGGGAGCCAGAAATCAGTTACATTCTGAGTATAATTCCACCAGTCTATATCTTTTGCAACCGTGTACTTCGCCACCACCACTGCTGCAAATCCATATGCATCATTAATTCCAAGTGCTTTGAATGAATCCCGCATTGCAAAAATTCTGTCTATGTATGTGGGCACATGGTCTAGATAGGTCAACCAGTCGCCGTTCGGTTCAAGCACGAATTTTCCAAGGATAACTGCACCGAAACCATAGAGGTCGTTGATACCGTATGTCTTGAACTTATCTGCAATTGCAACAATCTTCGGCATCCAGACCGTGTTGAGCTGGTTAAGGTAGGTACCCCAGTCCATGTCGTTGGCAAACATGTACTTACAGGCAATTACTCCCGCAAACCCATAAATGTCCTTTATTCCAATTGCGTTAAACTGGTTCTTGAGGCCTATGATGTCGGGCATGTAGGAGTTAAGCGCGTCTATGTACTCAGACCAATTCAGGTTCGGAGCAAACACATACTTGCCGAGAAGCACTGCGCCATACCCATAGATGTTATCCGCACCCAGGGACTGAAGATTGCCTCTGAGTTGAATTATCTTCGGCTTCCAGTAGTTGAGCTGAGCAATCACATTATCCACATAGTCCACCCAGCTAAGACCACCACCAAAGAAGTATTTGCCAAGCACAACCGCACCAAATCCATAGATGTCATTTACACCCATTGAACTGAAGAGATTGTGAAGTTGTTCAATTCTTGGTTTCCAAATCTGATACTGTTGCTTCAAGAGTTGAATGTATTCCGTCAGGTTTTTATCAGGGGCATAAACATACCATCCAACCACAAAAGCCACAACCGCTCCTGTCGCTAGAAGACCATACATTCCGAGGTCTCCGCTGTGATTATCGTACCAGTCCTTGAACTGCTTGAACAGTTCAATGTAGTAGGGTAACGAATCCATGCCCTCAAACAATCCACTTAATACACCACCTGGCTGCACTGCCTCAAGAATCATTTCGATTATGTCAGAATACTGGTCAATTTGTGGGAAGTAGGTTGGTATGCTAGTAATATTGTAATAAACATTCCCAGTAAGGTTCAAAAGTTGCTGTGGGTTCAAACCTCTTGTATCTCTGATGTACATCATGGACTTGCTGAGTTCTTCCCATGTAGAGACCGCAGAGACCATTGATTTTTCAAGCGAATAGCCCTCAAAGTTGTAGGTGAAGGCAACAGAATTCCTGGCGTCTTTCAAATATTCTTTGAAATTTTCACACCACTGAATGTACGGTTTGAGGGTTGCATTCATTGTTTCGTTTGTGCTGAAATCAATCTTCTTGATGTCTTCGGGGAATGGATAGCCCGCAATTGCGCCATACAATTCAGACAATTTCAGCATCCTCTGTTCCTGCGGCACTCCGTGAATGTATGCCAAACTGATTGACCAGAATGTAGAGGTGCTAACTCCGGAGGTTGTATTGAATTCTTGCTCAACCACACCTTTTGTTACTGTCTTGGGAATTGTGACAACCGTTTTTCCATTCTCCATTTCCCCATTTCCATACATGAGGGTAGCTTCTACAAGATGCTCTCCCTCTCTTACACTCTTCAATGTTAGTGGGAAATCTGAGGGTTTGTAGAGACCAACGCTGATGCCATCTATGTACACATCAACCAACACATCTTTTAGTGTGGAAACATCTTCATTTTTTGCATTCTTAAGTTCAATCTTCACATCATGTCTAGCAGTGAAAAGTTTTCCAAAGTTGTTCTCGAAAAAGACAGTGTTTTC
This sequence is a window from Thermoplasmata archaeon. Protein-coding genes within it:
- a CDS encoding amidase domain-containing protein — its product is MEEEFKTNNRKMRNDSSARVPFALVAVIILIMSGFAIALISSVSYQRYAEPAPSQSLYLGDILRTQQDRIRSLAEEAVMRSVENLQTQQMWYISNDAYMKFVDLMNKNTGEQNKIAGRYVMTYSKPELKVGVVPFEYNTVNALGMKAKLRSPVYLRIAGSVDVTFTDTITKEKVLTTTVDLDKVVPTTRAFIMDQAARYQFDLSPNGLGNDILTYILQKNLDNGVTPTSDNVKGAVQFIVDLETAMLFRKTNNAALHNWIMSLPSKSNVDVYDAYKRTTGAGSGKIRVDLSEYGNTFIFYGESTKLGDTERKYDVNVGLTLPTANISIIPRQYSLMDLSSTSTAAITYDIYVRYGTVNIEGWEVNVPRPVKYKTTLSFELNARIFKFITSSATSKDLPGVENTVFFENNFGKLFTARHDVKIELKNAKNEDVSTLKDVLVDVYIDGISVGLYKPSDFPLTLKSVREGEHLVEATLMYGNGEMENGKTVVTIPKTVTKGVVEQEFNTTSGVSTSTFWSISLAYIHGVPQEQRMLKLSELYGAIAGYPFPEDIKKIDFSTNETMNATLKPYIQWCENFKEYLKDARNSVAFTYNFEGYSLEKSMVSAVSTWEELSKSMMYIRDTRGLNPQQLLNLTGNVYYNITSIPTYFPQIDQYSDIIEMILEAVQPGGVLSGLFEGMDSLPYYIELFKQFKDWYDNHSGDLGMYGLLATGAVVAFVVGWYVYAPDKNLTEYIQLLKQQYQIWKPRIEQLHNLFSSMGVNDIYGFGAVVLGKYFFGGGLSWVDYVDNVIAQLNYWKPKIIQLRGNLQSLGADNIYGYGAVLLGKYVFAPNLNWSEYIDALNSYMPDIIGLKNQFNAIGIKDIYGFAGVIACKYMFANDMDWGTYLNQLNTVWMPKIVAIADKFKTYGINDLYGFGAVILGKFVLEPNGDWLTYLDHVPTYIDRIFAMRDSFKALGINDAYGFAAVVVAKYTVAKDIDWWNYTQNVTDFWLPQIVALKEAFGALGINEWYGFAAAAIGKFVFAPDMTWADYIVKLNEILDVKRINFLKDSFKTLGVSDALGFGAVIIGKYVFAPDKDWNEYLDEAASFIGDIADLKNMLRNDLGLGNYDIYGLAAVGLGKFIFGANKTWKEYIQDVKSELGFWIGQYNDLKSMFSQIFNVLGIDDKYSYLGFAAVVAGKFLFAQDMSWKDYVSTITSYKDQLSKYLDFYKELQGTLGTGGAAAAVGAIILGKYMFAPDMGWTDYLNSVMNSYHFWAGKLQDFIGIFSRYGDQPMVFRLMFQFRDAVQLIDDTAMFFINDNTDVWSIIGKDNWVKVHDFISTYLKGIVDIINIVEKGLNLYTSVLNLIKEWKDFDDWTNVTSVLALLTDTVNVAIQAVDFLIDIVTFLNEQCLLNGLIQIKETLMWISSNLMVIANAIVAVANVVRMFMDELKANNGDIVKTLTHLFFGFDLTSAMWYMALGSAVLAIGEALAAFGISVSWIPVVGQVLLAIGAVILIIWAIFNWDDFVGMLFGGKDQSLPVNGEEVTKLKNDVTTNLNSTMYFFANVNESKPLTSIRDATIAQASGYHLKQFAAYAVDEKVAKDMETLGSWYKEYGTNLNNYTKHQLLMKWAVTEFWRQADDFVDKKNKANPTYGKHSEGFEDTFVSKGLFKKKKYVHWYIALIYVTDKNTGVTTQLRQSDGQIESFIDALNYTTVENYTIKYEIIGDKIPPQGIQDWADTMKKVGDELTYWNERMAEAKAKLDYVRNFFDAKNFTKDWGYMQIYLDPEIEEIDVSVKLSTGGSFAYAHNYTVQGTTTNLKFHIAKDDLKPYSLYLTPGTYIVSWSNPTPPVTLNGTSTTVTVKAYSSPGFNAAVVKIEVKHKYNMAFRIEDIPNLNAYYNYTYVVNNTTYTIAKWFWGFKYGAHVIVSGVEPNGVAHVITEYNFGENPPSGYITIPDYVLQPGGKIKIEVWIDIDKNPSSMKDYDGTEAMSATQTAFYRWEKNGAYYADVENGSAHGGVYKETSEINVFAYANPAKPSEEKKFVLRIYPSTGDDTVYPRSDAGTFHVWALESSGGGGPYPPPNPGTYNRQAAYNYAQQYWNKVCACGYDYNPYGGDCAHFVSECLLAGGVDNRGYGGGHDKIIVYCPHMYSWFMNQHIGSRVNSINQMDVGDIILYDWNGDGTWDHAALYIGNNQVAAHNNNHWGAYWTLGGASAYALLHIEI